Part of the Penicillium digitatum chromosome 4, complete sequence genome is shown below.
TATCCTCAGCTGGGGTTTCCGACATCTGGGGCTCTTCCGTGATTTTGTTGACACCGCTCATTTTGTTTCCCAGTGTCTGAATATCAACACAGAGCTTATCAATTGTAGAAACACCGAAACTCTCGTCTCCTTCAACACCTTCGTTGGTTGTTCTGCGTactttgaaaaaaaacccaaagGTACTTCCGTGTGATTTCTTGGAGCTCACGCCAATCTCACCCCCATGGAGGTGACAGAGCTTTCTACAAACGTTGAGACCAAGGCCAGAGCCGCCGTAAATGCTCTCAGTTTTGGGAGTTGCTTGATTGAATCGCTCGAAGAGCCGTTTCTGTGCTTCCTCGGTGACTCCAATCCCCGAGTCCTTGACGGCGACCATGATATATGCCACTTCGCCACTTCCCCATTCGGAGTTGTTTGTCGCGTCTTGACGGAGCGCTGATTTTCCCGAATCGAAGAAGACTATGTTTGGCGGGTACGAACTTGGACGCTCGATCGAAGCACCCACTGAAACTCGGACCGATCGCTGGCCTTCCGATTGAGCTGTGAATTTGATAGCATTCGAGAGTATGTTAACAAGGACCTGGCCCATTCGATCTAAATCTGCCATGACCCAATCAATACCACATTTGCCATAGGAAAGATCGGCCTTGTATTCAAAATTAATTCTGTGCTTTCGGAGCTCGGGTCGGAATATCGCCATCGGAATGGTAATATGTCGTTGGGGCTGGACCTTTCGTGGGGAAAGCGGTAGCATTGATGCGTCAAGTTTTGAAAAGGTGAGGACATCATTGACGATTTTCTTTTGATGTCTAATGCAGAGGCTGATTGTCTCAGCTGCTTCGGCGATGTTCACGACTGAGATTTCATCCGGTTTCTTGTTATAGATTGCCTCCTGAATATCCTCCGTACAATGGACTATCGCAGATAAAGGATTGCGAATTTCGTGGCTGATCATATCGATGAATCGCTCTTGTTGCTTCTTGCGTTCCTGGGCCTCTTCCGCAGCCTGCCTCTGTAGGAGCTCTGCCTTTTTCTCCAGGGTGATATCTGCGATTGTACAGATAAACACCCCACCATCGTTTAGCCCGAAGCACTGTACGTCTTTATCATTCAGCCGATCCAGAGTTATGACACACCATATCGAGTTCGGGTCGCGCGTGTGGTATTCGAGACGTAGCGGTTGTTTGGACGTTGCGACCTCGCGATACCGAGTCGACACCCGGTCATAGTCGTCTGGATGGACCGATCGTAACCAACATTCGGAGAAATTGACGCTAGGGCATGGGATGAGTTCCCGGAACCGGCGATTCACAGAGACCAATTCATATCGATGGGTGAGGATGGCGACACCGTTCGGTAGGATGTCGGCCAGCTGTTGTGCCGAAACATTTTGGTTGAATGTGAACGTCATCTATTTATTTGGAAGCAGGCTTCATCCAATACCCACGGAAGAGACGTCAGGCGCGGATAGAAATTTGGTGATGACTGCTCTATTAAGTATTGCCCGCAAGGTTCGGGTGGCGCATGGCAGATGAGGCTAAGCCGTGATCGTCGATCTTCCCAAAATTTGTAAATTGTTTTGCGCCTATAATGGTGTAGACCGACATGTGCTAGTTTATATGAGATTTCGAATCTGTAAAAAATATGCATAATTAGATAATATTATACGTCATTGTGGGCTCCCCTTCGATCTTATACTGGGGAAGTGTTCTCCAGAACACTGCGATTGGCAAAAGAGACCAAAGTGACGACTGGGACCCTGGACGCTTGGCACATGACGTCATTTGAGCTTATGAACTTATCAGCATAGCCGAGTTAGAGGAGCCTCGGGCATCTAGTGCTTCCAGATTTAAATTgcttatttcttttttgatttaGCTTGATAGTTAATGGCCTTGGCCTTTCTGCCTCTTTCACATCGAGAGGATTGGATTTGAAATGTCGGTGAAGTATGCAAGGTCTCTTTACTTGGCTTGACTGCAAGGACAACATATTATCACTGCAAAATGAGAGTATTTGATTCAGGGGTATGTGCGAAGCTGATTCCTTGCTGTTATACAAAAGCACTGAATGTAACCTAGTACAGCAAACTAGTGCACACGATTCAtgtttttttgaaaaaaaaattgaaatgtACGTATTTTTGAAGCTCCTGCAGTAAGAGTTCCATCTCAAGTGCCATGACCGCAAATTATATAACAAGGTATTCTAGCACCATTAACCTTTCAGAATCTAGAAATAACTGTTGATTATTACAGATCATTAAAGGCTGTTTAAGTGGTCAGAGAATTTGTTTGACTAGCAATAGACCTCCCGCAAAGCCCACAAAGCCCAACCCAACCCAGCCCGCAAATGGGCTAGGCTTTGGGCCCTGCCTAGGCTATAGGCCTAGGTTGAAAGCCCACTAGGCCCATCATGGGGGCCCAATAGGGCCCAATCGGCACCAAATAATGCAAATATACCAATCCTTCGTCGCTACATAAGTGATGCAGAATTTTTCAGGAATTATAGGTATTCGAATTGTGCTTAAGCCCTTGATTGTTTCTAGATTATAGAGATCCTAGGTGGCTAAGATCGCTGAGATCACAATACATAATTACGTTGTAGTTAATTTCGTGTAGAATTATAAAGCTTACACAATATATTCATTATTATCTTAGAGACTATCATTGTTAATATCTATTAGATCCTAGAACTACCACCCTAGAGGTTTACCTCAATAAGAGCGCAAGGTATAGTTTTAGCATAGGGTTATAGTAGTAGTAGTATACGATGGTAAGAGAAAATCAAAAGAGGTCTAGCATATAATTATTTACTACTTTTATCTACTTTACGGCCTTGGGCTACGGAGATCCCTCGTATTGTATATAGGCCAGTAGTATATGCCGCTTATAGGCCGGAACATACGTAAAAAAACATTCATTAATCAGCTATTTTGTGTAGGCGAAGACCGCAGTTATGCAGAATAATGGGCTGTGGGTTGGGTTGGGCTTTGCGGAGGTCTAACTGGCAATCAGCTTGGCAATACAGGAGAGAATGTTCCTATTGCCCATGTTTGGCTTGGCAAATGTGAACCGAGGGTTGGAAGGATAGTTTGATAGAGTAACCGTAGTTAGTCTATTGTTAATCATTTTGACAAGGTCGGACCCTCGGAACTTCAACAAATAGATATTCAATATCAACAGCCACGTTATACAGCGAGCGGTTCCGACTTCATTAAAAGAGCgttactccgtactaagCACAGAATGGGCAAATTGCTAAAAGGAAAAATCAGCGAGAATTCAAAACATCGACAGCGAAGATGGCCTGTGGGTGATGTACATGGGAAGAGCTGTCGGGCCGAGGAAAAAATCTGAATCGGCGTGGCGAATATCGAATTTCGAATTTTTGACCAGATGCCATAaagagtactccgtagatatGTAATGCACAATTCTAAAGAGAAAAACACAGTTTCAAAATTGAATTTTATAATCCTAGTTTTTCAGAGCCCATGAAACTTTAGCAGTTACCAAGGACTAGCCCTAAAAACTTGAAGTTCGCCAACTAGCCCTACCGGGATCCCGTGGGTCTTAGCGCTCGGCCCGATAACGTTTGCCGCTGGGTTTGAAGATTTCAAGCCGATGGCCATTTCCAGGGCGCCATTGATGCCCTGTCTTTACTAGCTGTGCGCGGTAGGGCCACATAGCATCTGCATTGCATTATCAGAGCCTTATTCTCAATACAATCCTAGACCAACCCCCATGTGCGAATGAAAGGGCCAGTGATGATTCCTCTCCACTCCTCGTGTGTTCATCGTGGGTCTTGCATCTCAAATAGGTAACCCGAGAGAACATGCTCCAGTCTAAGATTTTTCTCGAAATGGTAATCCGAAATGCCTCGCTCCACTTTTTAAACTGGATCGATTGAAGATTTTGAATTTTAGTTCGATAGTAAACCATATATTAGTATGATGGTAGGTGCCAGTGCTACCCTAGCCATTTGTTCTCATCTGGATTCTACTTTCACAACCACAATGGGTATTGTTGACTACTTTAGTCGACCACGTGGCCATCAGGAACATGGTGGTGATGAAATACCCACTACAAACTCCCCGAAAGTTGTCGAGCCGAAGATAATCTCGAGTCCGGACTTTTCCGGCGCTGTGACGCCTGCGCAAATGCTCCCTTCCCCGGTTGGAAGTGAGGATGCTCTTATTTTCGAGAAGATCCCGCATCAGTTCGGCCGCCTGGGTTCTTGGAAAGGGTCTTTGATCTTGCTGGTCACCTCCGGCTCTCAGTTTCTAGACAATGTATTCATGACAAGCGCCAACATTGCTCTGTCCTCCATTCAACGGGATTTTGGTGTGTCCAGTACAGACTTACAATGGATGATCTCTGCATACACTTTGTCATTTGGTGGCTTCCTTTTATTAGCCGGTGCTTTGTCTGATCGGTGCGACGCTTTCTCCAATCATCTTTAGACTTGGTACAATGCTAACCGTCACAGGTatggaagaaagaagattCTGTGTCTGGGTCTTGCCTGGCTTTCAGTGTGGACTCTAGCCATTGGATTCGGGCAGTCGTTTATTCAACTTACGGTTTTCCGTGGCATTCAAGGAATTGGAGCTTCGATGACTGTACCATCTGCTATTGGAATCATCAGCTCCTATTTCAGTGGTGTTGATCGCACCCGTGCACTGTCAATCTATGGAGCCTCGGGAACCCTGGGATTCTGCACCGGTCTCATCTTTGGTGGTTTCTTGACCTCTTCGCTGGGCTGGAGATATATATTCTACCTGATTGTTGTCATAACTGGGTCCTTGGGAATCCTAGGGTTTCTTGTCCTCCCAGGCGATGTTCCTTCCGAAACGAAGCACGAAAGAATGGACTACGTTGGTGCAGTGATGTCTACAGCTGGTCTAATCCTACTTCAATTCGTCCTTTCCAGTGGTGGAACCTACGGCTGGGACCAGCCATTCATAATTGTCCTACTGATTCTGGCGGTCGGTCTTCTAGTTGGGTTCACAATCTTCGAGAAGTACGTCAGCAACCCTATCATGCCACTTTCTTTGTGGAAGATTCGCAATTTCGCCGGTCTCTGGGTTATTGGCTTCAGTGAGTTGGTTTTCACCGGTCTCTCGGGCAATGCTAATAATAGATAGCTGGCTATGGCACCTACCAGAACGTTATTTACTACATCGTCCTTCTGGCACAGGAAGTGGACAAACTTTCCGCTGGGGATACCGCAATTCGCTTCTTGCCTATGGGAGCCATTGGCTTCATTGTTTCTCTTGGAAcaggaaagcttcttgaaATCATGAACGGAAAGCACCTCCTCATTGCCGGGCTGGTCCTGGCTGTAGTCGCCCCCATCTCAAGTGCTTTGACTTCCAATCCTGAGGCAGGCTTGTGTGTATCGCCGTCTTCTGACTGAACAAAACTATGCTAATTTTCAAAGTTGGCTCAACGTTCTCCCCACGTCGCTCATCAGTATCTCATCTGTTTCTTTCATCTTTGTTACGACGAGCACTGTGGTACTCACAAGTGTACCGGTCGAAGTCAAGAGTTTGGCTGGCGGAATGGTGGGGTTTTCCTCCTGGATTTGAACTTGACATACTAACATCTTTACCTAGCTCAACACTGCATTCCAAATTGGCTCTGGTGTCGCATTGGCTATCTCAGCGGCCGTTACCGATGCTGTCGACATCCAGCAAGGACATGGTTTTGCTAAGCAATATGCTACTGGTCTCTGGTGCTCAGTTGGTCTAGCCGGACTAGGCCTTATAATCGGTTTGTTTGCGGTCCGACACAAAGGTATCGGACCTCAAGATAGATTGGGTGCCGGCCCAGTTGCTATCTAATTCCGGGGTATGAATTTTCTTCAGGCTTTCTCTCATAGATGGATGATGGACAGAGTTGTTATTTTGAAAACTTTTCTTTGAGACACATCCTGAATCATGATGGGTTTTGCATTTTGTTAGCACGAGGATGAAGGAAGGTGAATAAATCTAGACACAGCATTTCATGAAATCAAAAGGCTGGCGCAGGGATGGAGTTCGCATCATAACCCCGCTATAGATTTCGGATAGAAAGGACCGCACAGCGAACTTGGAGGACGTTGCATCGCAATATTAATTAAACAATAAATGAACTTCCAGGTTGGAAATCTTGCCAACCTATTTTTGTTCACGGAGGTCATATCGTTTGTATTATTGACTGGAAAATTGCTGGTTGGTATCTTTTATACTAAGAATATACTACTACCTACTGAGTTAGCCCACAGAACTCTTTGGGGGTTGATGAAATTGACAAATTCTTACAGCCCATGCGTAAGAAGTAGCCAGGGAACAGATTCGTTAGAAATACTTTGAAGATGATCAGGTAATGCTGGATTAAAGCTCATATAGGTAGTTAGCGTGAAATTACAAGACCTTTAATCCTTGAAACACGACGAGATTGAAGGTGACTAGTTAGTTAATCGTGGTTCCAAAGTAGAACGGAGCTGCCATTGAAGACTGGCGGCCTTGTAGTTGAGGCAACGAGCACCCACGGACAAGATCCGCATTCGGACAAGCTCGGTCGTGATGCATCCAAAGCACGCTGTTCCCGGCGAGAATATGtaatgaaaagaaaaaatcaTTTCGCAATACATTTCATCTGGCTCAAGGCTTCCTTGGACTTCTCAATCCTTCCCAGGTTTTGTGATTCATTGAATTCTCATCAATTCTCATAGTTCGCAACGCTGCTCACCATGATCGCTAGGAGAAAGGCCCTTCACATGGCCGCGGCGGTAGCTCTTACTGCTTACATTTTCTGCACGGTTCTTATCAGAACTTTTGGAGATAAAGCATGGTCTGTCTCGCTCCCTAAACTCGACCTCTCTCGAAACTACATGGCCGACAGTGTCTTTGAACACATCCAGAACAACACTCTTGGGGTTAGACCTTGCCCACTGACTGATAGACTTGGATTGCTAACTGGAAATAAAATGTTAGTTTGAGCATATCTATGCTATCAGTATGAAAGAGCGGACTGACAAGCGCGATTTCCTGACACTAGCAGCCTCGGTATCGGGGTTCAAGGTGGAATGGCTCGATGGAGTGCGACCGGATGAACTACATCCCAAAGCCATGCCTGATGTATGCTTTCCGCTTCAATGATCCCGAAGTCTTGTTCTCACCTTTTCTTAGGGACTGGACCCCTCACAGATTAAGCCAACTGTTGTGGCATGTTGGCGCGCACACATGAATGCATTGATCAAGTACAGTTACACCTCATGACCATAATCCAGAGGCTTTGCTGACGCTTGGACATCGAAAAAAAATAGCGTCATAAGTAATGACTATTCAACTGCTTTGATTTTGGAAGATGACGCAGACTGGGACGTGAGCCTTAAATCCCAGCTGGGGGAATTTGCGCGCGGACTGCACGCTTTGCAAGGAACTAAATTTGTGTCCAAGGAAGCACCTTACGGAATGGACTGGGATCTCCTCTGGATTGGCGGATGTGCCTCGGGCCCGAACGCCAACGAAACAAGCTTCTACGCTATCCCAATGGACCCCACAGTTCCGAGGGTCCACCACCGAGCCACCTGGGGCGGACCCACTAAAAAGTGGAAGGAACAATATCCAGAACTGGCCGAGGACTCGACGCGGTTTATCTATCGCGCTGACATGGGCTGCTGCATGTTCGGGTATGCAGTTACGACCAAGGGTGCCAGGAAGATTGTTTCCGCCCTTTCCGTCGATCATTTGAATAAGCCAGTAGATAATGCCCTGAGTGAGTTGTGCGCGGGGGCTAACGGGCGTCACAAGATTGAGTGCTGGGCCCCCTTTCCCAATTTGATTGGGACATATCGAAAGGCCGGATCGGCTTCCCGGGATTCAGATATCGAGAGCAACAATGCGGCTGAATTTCACGAAGAGCTAGCTTGGAATATGGTATACAGTACCCGGCGTAATATCCATCAATTGGTCAGTGGTGGGGAAACCGTTTACTCACAATggaaggatgaagaagtgcCATGGTCAAGGAAAGCGATAAAGCACCGGGAGTTTGCTTATCCTAGTGGATATCTTGTCAAATAACCGTACCTCAGATCTCGAAGTCCATAGTCGGTTTTTTATACAATCTTTCTGTACACACAGATCTCGACGGTATGCTGTCATTTACTCTGGTTCTACCTCATCAAAGCCAAACTTGAATGAGTGGGGACCCATCTGGTCTACCAAAGTCGTTTGCAAATCCCCTTACTGCCCAAAGGAGTTGTGCGAAAAGGTATAGTTTTGgatttgtaaaaaaaaaagcaaatgaGAGGGTAGGATACCACCCAGAGGAATTGTAACCCAACTGTGCAGTACCATTCCATTGTAAATTCCTAATCCCTTGGCATCCGGGGTCAAGTTTCGGGCTTCTGTGCTCTAGTTCATGCGAACTTGGAAAATTGGAGTCCTTTGAGGGCCAGGCCAGCTGAGAGTTGGTCAGAACGTTGCTGGGAATGAGGGGTACATCTATTCCAAGGTCATATCTTGTCTCTTGAACTGCCCTATAGGACTTACCATAGATGCTTCCTAATCCATAGCATGCAACGGTTCTGCCTTTCAATTTAATCACAGCTCCCAGATTAACTCGTCAACTAGAACCCAAGTACTCCGTCTTTTGTAACACATTCAGGATTCACGGTGTTGAATGGAAGACGTTTAGGCCCTTTTGTGGGAGCTTTCCCCTTGCGTCGCCTCTTGTGTGCCATTTACTCCAGCCTTTGGTATTTTCTTCAACAATTCTACTAAGCCGGTTGCCTATTCCACATTTCCCTCTCCGCCCACTCTCCCTTTCTGTGCATTCTTGAGCCCTGTCACAAGGGCCTGCCCTGCTTGGTACTTCTCTTCCCCTCCAACAAATGCCGGCATGACAACTGGAGGCCTTCGGATCTAGAGCGAGCCGAGCAGAACGAGTCCAATAGCCTTGCACGTCCTCGTCTGTATCATGTGGCTTGAAACATCCTACTTGCGCTCGGTGGAAATGAGACGACGATGCACGAAACATAGGAATGCCTAGAGGGTGATGCGAACGAGCCGAAATAACCGACCCGTAACCATCATCAGATCCTTTAAATCTCGGGGGCTTCATCAGGTTGACGGCGTGTGATAAGTCTGGTCTACACAGAAAACATCGTTAATCCATTGATCAGTGTCAATCCCAATCTTGCCGATTCTTCATAATTCTATTACCCACTGATCTTCACTCAGCCCTACCCATGCCACGCTTTCTCGGCCTTCGGGGCAACAGCCTCAATATCGTGGCCATTCTAGGGGTTCTCATGCCTGGAGTCCTCACTGTAGGCTACAATGCATCACTACTCGGGGGTGTCTTGACACTGAAGAACTTCGAAGAACAATTCCCCGAAATGAATATTGCCACTGCCAATAGTAAATCACACGCGTCAACAATCCAAGGCCTGATTGTGGCCTCTTACACCATAGGGGGGTTTTTCGGAACTCTCTCCTGTATTTGGCTGGGTGACAGATATGGCCGCCGCCGTACAATCATGGCAGGCTCAGTCGCCCAAATCTTTGGTGCTATCTTGATGGCTAGCGCAGGCTCTATCGCTCAACTCGCGACATCTCGAGTCATTGTTGGTTTCGGCACTGGTGTCCTATTGGCTACAATTCCGCTTTGGCAATCGGAGATATCGGCTGCCAAGAAGCGTGGCGCTCACGTCGGCATGAAGGGAATTTTCACCAGTTTGGGGTGTGCCATTGCCCTTTTTCTCGACTTTGGAGTGTCCTTTGCCCCTGGCAGCGTCGCCTGGAGATTTCCTTTTGCCTTTGTGGTGCTACTTTCGGTCGCCGTTTTGGGGTTTATCTGTCTGTTACCCGAATCCCCCCGGTGGCTGATCCGACAAGGCCGGCTCTCTGAGGCTTGTGAAGTTCTGGCAGCTCTCGACGATACATGTGTTGATGATCAAGCTGTGGAAGCGAAAATCAAAGATGTCCAAAAATCCCTAGACTTGTGTGAGGAAAAGTCTCCGGGACAAATCTTTCACATGGGCCCCCAAAGGACTTTCCACCGAGCTATGATTGCTGCTTTGGTGATGTTGTTCTTGCAACTTAGCGGCTCTACGGTCATTACATTTTACAGTAAGTTCCCCAGATCCTATTTCCGCAGGGTATTAACCCTAACTTTGCGACTCTTCAGCAACTGCAATCTTCGAAAAAAACCTCTCACTGGGTAATTCAACATCCACAGTCTTGGCAGCAGTCTATCAACTAGTCGGTCCCATCGGCGGGACCTTCTGTGTTTTCAAAATTGACGGACTTGGTCGTCGCGTCTTGCTTTTAGGTAGCGCAATCGGGAATGTCGTTTGTCTGGCTTTAGTAGCTGGCCTCGGGAGCCAAACTGACAACCCACCTGCAATGCGCAGTGCTGTTTTCTTCATTTTCCTGTTCCATTTCAGCTACACCATCGGATTTGGCGCAATACCCTATATCTACGCCGCGGAGATTGCGCCTTTGCATCTTCGTACGACGATCAACAGCTTTAGCATCAGCATATCCTGGGCGGTCAGCATTGTACTCACTGCCGTCACTCCCATTGCATTCAACAGCATGGGACAGACATACTTTGTCATTTTTGCCGGCTGCAATGCAATGATGATACCCATGATCTACTATCTGTTTCCCGAAACTGCTGGGCGCAGTCTCGAGGAAATGGATAAGATCTTCATTCTTTCGGGGAGTCTCTTGGAACCTGTCAGAATTGCTCGGCTTCTTCAACACGGAGAATCCCTTGACCTGCCGGAGAAGGAGGTCGATCCAAACCTGAAGTGCCCGGAGCTTCAACTTCGCGAGGTATATTCGCCTGGATCCCTTTCCTAAATTTCAGAAACCTA
Proteins encoded:
- a CDS encoding CheY-like superfamily — translated: MTFTFNQNVSAQQLADILPNGVAILTHRYELVSVNRRFRELIPCPSVNFSECWLRSVHPDDYDRVSTRYREVATSKQPLRLEYHTRDPNSIWCVITLDRLNDKDVQCFGLNDGGVFICTIADITLEKKAELLQRQAAEEAQERKKQQERFIDMISHEIRNPLSAIVHCTEDIQEAIYNKKPDEISVVNIAEAAETISLCIRHQKKIVNDVLTFSKLDASMLPLSPRKVQPQRHITIPMAIFRPELRKHRINFEYKADLSYGKCGIDWVMADLDRMGQVLVNILSNAIKFTAQSEGQRSVRVSVGASIERPSSYPPNIVFFDSGKSALRQDATNNSEWGSGEVAYIMVAVKDSGIGVTEEAQKRLFERFNQATPKTESIYGGSGLGLNVCRKLCHLHGGEIGVSSKKSHGSTFGFFFKVRRTTNEGVEGDESFGVSTIDKLCVDIQTLGNKMSGVNKITEEPQMSETPAEDIVFEAQPGGPKDEDTIRTHNIARQVENDQNEWANQSPLSHRGHEKLTGDGQRILLVEDNVINRRIISRKLNTLGFDISEARNGKEAVDANKKGPFDCILMDQQMPVMDGNCATKAIREIEKETGGHVPILGLTANVRDEQQQEMIGAGMDDIIHKPYGTHELVEKINRMVSKERNI
- a CDS encoding Sucrose/H+ symporter, plant, producing the protein MGIVDYFSRPRGHQEHGGDEIPTTNSPKVVEPKIISSPDFSGAVTPAQMLPSPVGSEDALIFEKIPHQFGRLGSWKGSLILLVTSGSQFLDNVFMTSANIALSSIQRDFGVSSTDLQWMISAYTLSFGGFLLLAGALSDRYGRKKILCLGLAWLSVWTLAIGFGQSFIQLTVFRGIQGIGASMTVPSAIGIISSYFSGVDRTRALSIYGASGTLGFCTGLIFGGFLTSSLGWRYIFYLIVVITGSLGILGFLVLPGDVPSETKHERMDYVGAVMSTAGLILLQFVLSSGGTYGWDQPFIIVLLILAVGLLVGFTIFEKYVSNPIMPLSLWKIRNFAGLWVIGFTGYGTYQNVIYYIVLLAQEVDKLSAGDTAIRFLPMGAIGFIVSLGTGKLLEIMNGKHLLIAGLVLAVVAPISSALTSNPEAGFWLNVLPTSLISISSVSFIFVTTSTVVLTSVPVEVKSLAGGMLNTAFQIGSGVALAISAAVTDAVDIQQGHGFAKQYATGLWCSVGLAGLGLIIGLFAVRHKGIGPQDRLGAGPVAI
- a CDS encoding Glycosyl transferase, family 25, which codes for MIARRKALHMAAAVALTAYIFCTVLIRTFGDKAWSVSLPKLDLSRNYMADSVFEHIQNNTLGFEHIYAISMKERTDKRDFLTLAASVSGFKVEWLDGVRPDELHPKAMPDGLDPSQIKPTVVACWRAHMNALINVISNDYSTALILEDDADWDVSLKSQLGEFARGLHALQGTKFVSKEAPYGMDWDLLWIGGCASGPNANETSFYAIPMDPTVPRVHHRATWGGPTKKWKEQYPELAEDSTRFIYRADMGCCMFGYAVTTKGARKIVSALSVDHLNKPVDNALSELCAGANGRHKIECWAPFPNLIGTYRKAGSASRDSDIESNNAAEFHEELAWNMVYSTRRNIHQLVSGGETVYSQWKDEEVPWSRKAIKHREFAYPSGYLVK
- a CDS encoding Sugar transporter, putative gives rise to the protein MPRFLGLRGNSLNIVAILGVLMPGVLTVGYNASLLGGVLTLKNFEEQFPEMNIATANSKSHASTIQGLIVASYTIGGFFGTLSCIWLGDRYGRRRTIMAGSVAQIFGAILMASAGSIAQLATSRVIVGFGTGVLLATIPLWQSEISAAKKRGAHVGMKGIFTSLGCAIALFLDFGVSFAPGSVAWRFPFAFVVLLSVAVLGFICLLPESPRWLIRQGRLSEACEVLAALDDTCVDDQAVEAKIKDVQKSLDLCEEKSPGQIFHMGPQRTFHRAMIAALVMLFLQLSGSTVITFYTTAIFEKNLSLGNSTSTVLAAVYQLVGPIGGTFCVFKIDGLGRRVLLLGSAIGNVVCLALVAGLGSQTDNPPAMRSAVFFIFLFHFSYTIGFGAIPYIYAAEIAPLHLRTTINSFSISISWAVSIVLTAVTPIAFNSMGQTYFVIFAGCNAMMIPMIYYLFPETAGRSLEEMDKIFILSGSLLEPVRIARLLQHGESLDLPEKEVDPNLKCPELQLREVYSPGSLS